In Paenibacillus xylanilyticus, the genomic window TGGAGCTCATCCAGTTCTGATCCTGCTGTGCCTGCATGTAAGCTTTCTCGACTTCCTGTTTTTCTTCCAGGTCTGCTGATACCTCTTTGAATACATTCGCAATCTGCCCAATTTCGTCTGTAGACTTGACCTGAATGCGTCTGATGGTACGATATCGGCCTTTACCGAAACTTGTAATCATCATCGAGACTGTATTCAGCCCTCGTGTAATACTTGGGAGTACCCACAAAATCACACCAAGTGCCAGCAGCAAGCCACCAACCATAATGCCTACGGTAATCTGAACGGCACGGTTATACTCCTCGTTCGCCTGCCTGATTTCGGCATCAATCTCTTGGTCCTGAAAACGGGAGAGCGCGTTTAGACTATCTACAGCTTCCTTCTGCACGGCAAGGCCCGTTGAATTGCGGTAGTTGTTCCCATCTTCCGCACGTCCCTGAGCCATCAAGCTAATCTGTCTAGTCGCGTATGAATTATATGATTCCCAGGCAGCATCTACACGGTCGACCAGCTGATGCTCGCCTGCACTATCTGCCCGTTCACGAACTTCCTTGAGGAAACCTTCTCCTCGCTCCTGCATTTCCTTAAGGTCATTTTCTGCAGCATTCGTTGAGTTATTTGGGTTAAGCAGTAAGTTAGCCAGCACTTTCGCTATATCGTTAACTTCTCCGCGTACAGACGAAGTATATCTAACCTTTAAGTACCGCTCCTGATACATCTGATCAACCTGTTGATTGCTGCTATTCAGCCGTTCATAGCTCACAAATGTAAGTACAATCAAGATGGCCATGAGAGCGGTAAAACCAATCAGCAGCTTATTTCTGATCTTCATTCCGTTTCCGCCCCTTTATTTAACGTAATCCACACCAGGCATTTATCATCATCTCGCTCTTGGGGAATCTCGTCATCAAAGAACACAGCCTGCATGTGAGCTTCATTCCATTGATGTGAGCCCTTCAGCTGCTCTTTCAGGAATTCCAGTTGCTCCTCCTGATCCCCTTGAACGGCCTCCAGCAGTCCATCGGTATAAAGCGCAATATGTCCGTCACCCTCGTAGTGGATGGTCTGTGGTTCAATATCCATCTTATCGAACAAACCTACCGGACAGCATACGGCATCAAAAGTCGCTACACGTCCATCTTCCTGGAAAAACAATGCTGGCGGATGCCCTGCGTTGACATAGTCAATACGCTTCATTCGGGTATCTACAACCAGATATATAGCTGTGAAGTAGTACTGTACTAATTGCTTTTCCAGATGCAGCTGATTAAAGCGACGATTCAGCTCCTGAATCACCTTCTCGGGGTCTACGTAGGTCGTAACCGTATCCTTCAATACCGAAGCGATAAACATGGTAAACAAAGAAGAAGAAATACCATGCCCCATCATATCCAGCAGCAATACACCATATCGTCCTTCACCCAGCGGGTACCAGGAATACAGATCTCCTGCCAGTTCAAAAGAGGGTTTATAGATGGCATTCACATGGAATAACGGATCCTCAATTGCCGGACTTAACACCGCATTCTGCACCATGGCAGCCAGCTTAAGCTCATCCTGAATGCGCTGATCACGTTCCTTATGCCAGTCCTTCTCCTGCTTCAAACGGAGAGCAAGCCGAATTCGGGCCATTAGTTCCACCTTGTTAATCGGTTTGGTTACATAATCTGACGCTCCTGCATCCAATGCTTCGGCAAGTTTCTTGGAGTCGCCGATTGCTGTAACCATGATAATAGGAATATCCTTAAGATTTTCGAATTTTTGAACAACACCGCAAGCTTCAATTCCATCCATTTCAGGCATCATCATATCTAGCAGAATCAGGTCAATATCCGACGGTCTGGGACGAAGTTCGTTGTTTTCCTCCCCGATTCCCAAAACTTCAAACATTTCCATGGCCGAACTCGCGGTTATAATGTCACGATAGTTCTCTTTTTTCAGAATCTCTCGAATAATAATGACATTCGTCGGATTGTCGTCAACAATAAGTATTTTCATTTCTATCTCCCTTATCTGTGGCGTTCCGTTCCGGGTTTGTCGATTTTTATCAAGTCGTGTAACAACCCAAAATATACATTTTTCGCGATCAATACAGCGGTAGACATAATATTTCCTACTATAACTATAATCGTAAAAGCAAAAAACTTCTATCAGTAAATGGCACCACCACAGGAAAAAACACCTGTTTGCTGCCCTGTTTTTGCCGCGTTCTGATCCCGCTTCCAAACTCGCAAAAACATAGATAAGGAATGGGGATATCCCCATTCCTTATCTATGTTTTTGAATCTAAAGCTCGTCCTATTCAGGATGCTTCAGTTACCATTTGAACCATTTAATCCTTTTTCTTGGCAATAACAAGCACTTTGCCTTTATCGAGTTCACTCTCGTAAAAGTCTGCCTCAGCTTCTGTAAAGCCCATGGATACTATTTTGGCCCGGAGTTCATCACCACGTGATCGGAACAAATTCGCCATGGAGTCAAATACGCCTTCTTCCTTGATGCCTATTTCCTTGGCATCCGCTGTATCGGCAATTCGATCCGTACGATCCTTCTCGTGTGCCAGAACGAAGATGTGATCAGCAAGGTAACCGGTATTCTGCAGCTCTTTCACTGCTTCTACCGCTTGAACTCCGTTTTCCACCACTTTTGCATAAGCTTGCGCATTGGTTGAATTCATCGTCTCCACTCTCCTCTGATAATCTTCTTTTCGAGCTACTTTTAATATATAACCTTGCTCTATTGGTTTGAAACGCTTCTTTAATAAGAAACCATTTCTCCTCTACTGGAGATGATCTTCAAACAGATCGACTCCATCAATCTGCCCGGTGCCGGGCTTGATATAAACCTTAATGGCTTGATTACCTCGCAGATACACTTCTCCATCTTCAGCCACCACATACGGTTCACCCAAAACCTGGCGAATGGATTCGACATTCATGTCAATCCACTGCTGGTTGAGTTTCAAGCGCTCCTCGGCTCCATCAATGTGAATATACTGAATCTCTCCGGTATCCTCACAGAGTCCAACCTTGACGTCATTAAACTCATATTCGGGACAACCCAGATATGGATCTGCCTTTTTGTGAAGGGGCTGACCCTTCTCCGATATAATATGACCTTTGCTGTCATCCAGGGAAATGCCATTCAGAGTCTGAAAATGCCGAACCGGTCCGGATCGATCAGCAGCCAGAGTAATCTCTGGCACTTCTTCTTCCACTACCGTCCATTGCATATCTTGAGCAGCAGGTACTGCCGCCGGTTGAACGGAAAAGGGAGAAATTACGCTAAACATAACAAGCAGTAGTTTCATCATGATTCTCACCCTTTCATCAAGTTCAGTTCATCACCGCTCTGAAAGACATTCAGGATTACACAGCGGTCATGGTCATGTTATTTACGCATACGTTGCCACACATTAGCCGCCAGATCGATATACTTTACCCAATTTTTCCCGCCCTTTGCAGTATCATTATATGTAGCCTGATAACTTTGAAGGGTCCGATCCGTAGGTGTTGCAGGCGTTGTCTGTACTTTGGCTACCTCTGCTCGTTTGTTTTGCGGGTCTTGATTGTTGCGTTTCGTTTGAAATTTGGCGATCATCGTCGTGGATACCTGTTTGGCGGCCTCGGTCACCTCATTCAAAACCTCTCCCAGATTTTGTACCGATTCCATTACCGGATCAATTTGTTTCATCTTGTGCTGTACATCAGCCGTAATATCGTTGGCATGTCTTACCGTCTGCTTCACTTCATAACTCAGTTCATCAATCGTTTTCTGAACCTCCTGAAGTGTCTTGGACACGTTGTCCAGTGAGCCCTGGGCCGATTTCAGTGTACGAATCAAAAAGAAAACCAATACTGCAAAAGCCACCGCAATCAAGGCCACACTAATTTGATAGATCATAGAAGAACCTCGCTTTCTCATATACATCGTTTTGTTATTGCTATAGTTACCCGACCATTTCAGGCGCGAAACAAAATTAGAACGGACTTCATTCTCCCCTGTTTTTGGAAAACACACGGATGTTTCACTACAAAACCCCCAGGTTAAAGAACAACTACACACGGCAGCGGAATGAACATCGCTGACCCCATATTCTCAAACGAAAGGATGAATACTCATGTTGAAATGGTCTGTACTATTTCTAGTTATTGCTCTTGTAGCAGGGATTTTCGGATTCTTCGGTATTGTTGAGGCAGCTGCTTCGATTGCCAAAGTCCTCTTCTTCATCTTTGTTGTATTGTTCGTCATCTCCCTGATTACCGGACGCAGCCGAATGCGATGAATCCGGTTGCTCTGGATCATCTCTTCAACAGATTACATACAAAAGCCTAGCGTGCTTGCAAAAGCCGTTAGGCTTTTGTTATGTGTCTGTCATTTTTGAATCGATTGTCCCAGGGCATAAGGTCCCCCCATCTAATTATTATGTATTACACTCCTTTCTTCCCTATTCCATTCGCACTTCTCTTTAAACCGGATTTTTAACCACAAACAGGACTTTTTTACATAGCCATCCCGGTTTTCTCCCACTGTGGTCTGATATTTACAAGCTTCCCATATACCCACAATTGCTCCAGTTGACTCTGGAGAATAAAAGAAAATATTGTTAAAATGTTGATTCACAAGTGAGGTCGCTTGGTTACTTTTAACACAGAACAACAAATTACATACCTAATCCGAGGAGGAAAAAACAATGAAAAAAATCGTAAGTTTTGCCGCTGCTTTGACTTTGATGGGTTCGATGGCTGCTGCTGCCGGCGCTGAGGAAGCGGTTACTGGAACTGTAACTCCGGAGACAGGAACTCAGGCAACAACTGTGGAAACAACACCTGCTGTTGAAGTAAACAAACCGGTTGTAGAAACCGTAGAAGGTACAACAGAAACGGTTACTGGCGCAACATATGGCACGGATGATGACAAAATCTTCGACGAGCCTGTTGTTAAACCAGGTGATGAGGTTCTTGTACCTACCATGCTGCTTAACCTTCTGGAGCGCACTTGGTTCTACGATGCACCTAACGGTAAACCAATCGGTGCACTCAGTGCCCAAGTAATCGATACAACTGGTGAAGTTGTAGACGGTTTCGATGGTGGCGAATGGGTTCAAGTGTACACTTGGAAAGGCAAAGCGTGGATCCACGTTGCCATTAAATAGTATCGTATAATCGTTCTGAACATAAGTAAAGAGGACAGCGCTCATAGCGTCTGTCCTCTTTTTTTAACCAAAAATATTTAGCTCAGATCACTCATGTAGGTTCTGCCATGTCTTCCATTCTCGGCTCAACATGCACGTGAACATGCATTATATTGTGTGAACGCTTCAGCCGTTCCTCCACTTGATCACAGATCCGATGACCTTCAATTAAACTAAGCCCGCCATCCACTTCAATGACCACATCCACAAGCACATGACTCCCATGGACACGTGCCTTGACGTCCTTAATCATCTCTACCCCAGGAACCCGTGCTACAGATGACCTAAGATCCGTTAACTGATCTTGATCGAATCCATCCGTTAAGCGATGCGTGGAATCCCGGAAGATTTCCCAAGCGGTTTTGCAGATCAGAAGTCCTAC contains:
- a CDS encoding DUF1328 domain-containing protein, whose amino-acid sequence is MLKWSVLFLVIALVAGIFGFFGIVEAAASIAKVLFFIFVVLFVISLITGRSRMR
- a CDS encoding general stress protein codes for the protein MNSTNAQAYAKVVENGVQAVEAVKELQNTGYLADHIFVLAHEKDRTDRIADTADAKEIGIKEEGVFDSMANLFRSRGDELRAKIVSMGFTEAEADFYESELDKGKVLVIAKKKD
- a CDS encoding PP2C family protein-serine/threonine phosphatase, giving the protein MKILIVDDNPTNVIIIREILKKENYRDIITASSAMEMFEVLGIGEENNELRPRPSDIDLILLDMMMPEMDGIEACGVVQKFENLKDIPIIMVTAIGDSKKLAEALDAGASDYVTKPINKVELMARIRLALRLKQEKDWHKERDQRIQDELKLAAMVQNAVLSPAIEDPLFHVNAIYKPSFELAGDLYSWYPLGEGRYGVLLLDMMGHGISSSLFTMFIASVLKDTVTTYVDPEKVIQELNRRFNQLHLEKQLVQYYFTAIYLVVDTRMKRIDYVNAGHPPALFFQEDGRVATFDAVCCPVGLFDKMDIEPQTIHYEGDGHIALYTDGLLEAVQGDQEEQLEFLKEQLKGSHQWNEAHMQAVFFDDEIPQERDDDKCLVWITLNKGAETE
- a CDS encoding DUF948 domain-containing protein; this translates as MIYQISVALIAVAFAVLVFFLIRTLKSAQGSLDNVSKTLQEVQKTIDELSYEVKQTVRHANDITADVQHKMKQIDPVMESVQNLGEVLNEVTEAAKQVSTTMIAKFQTKRNNQDPQNKRAEVAKVQTTPATPTDRTLQSYQATYNDTAKGGKNWVKYIDLAANVWQRMRK